ATGCAGCAAGCAAACACGGCGTTGTCGGCTTAACTCGCAACTCAGGAATTGAGTACGGCCAATATGGAGTCAGCATTAAAGCGATCGCGCCAGGTGCAATTATGACACCAATGGTAGAAGGATCATTAAAGCAAATCGACCCAGACAACTGGGAAGAGGTCGGCAAACAATTTGTTGAACCAAACCCAATGAAGCGTTTCGGAAAACCAGAGGAAGTTGGCTACTTAGTTGCATTCCTGCTGTCTGATCAAGCTAACTTCATCAATGCGACTGTTATTCCAATTGACGGCGGACAGTCCTACAAATATTAATATTAAGATATAAGCTTCCATTTTCGCTTGCGATTGTTTTCCAGCTAAGTTTCAATAGCCCCCCAGGTTAACAGCTTTACTATGGAATAATTGCAAAAGATTTAACAGCTTAATTAGGATCTTAGTAGAATTTAAAGCACGAGTTAATCTCGTGCTTTTTTATATGGATTTTATTGAAATTAAAAAAATAATGGATAGAACTTCTGCATCCGGGACAAATTATATTCGTGGAGGTGATAGTAATGGCTAAAAAAGCAGGTAGCACACAAACTGGTACTAACATCCAAGAAGTAAAACAACAAAACGCTTCAGTAACTTCTGGTCAACAATTCGGTACAGAATTCGCTAGCGAAACTGACGTACAAGAAGTAAAAAGACAAAACGCTCAAGCAGAGCAAAACAAATCTAAAAACTCATAATTATAGCTAAAAGATGAAGGCACTTTTCTTAGAGGAAAGTGTCTTCTCTTATTTCTCCTAAAAAAATCCTCGTATACTCCTAATGGAAAGTTCGACAAAACCTCTTGTTAGTCTACAGAAGTAGTCAAAGGAAATAGGGACTTGAAGTGGAAATAATCAACAGAGCAAAAAAAACACCAAAATTTAAAAGTCAGCAGTGAAGAGGGAATAGTAGAATATCTTTTTTAAAATGAGAGGTAATTAAATCCTTGCTAAAAATATGAATTAGGATGTGTATGTTCATGAACGTGTTCAATGGATTAGTAGGAGAACAGATGAAGATTATGGAAAAGCTGCTGTACTTGCAAAGTGAGCTGGAGCGGTGTGAGGAAATAGAGGCACAATTGCAGCAATTGCAAAAGGAAACAGAGCTGAAGGAAGTGCAGGTTGAGATCCTGAGTAT
This DNA window, taken from Niallia sp. Man26, encodes the following:
- a CDS encoding gamma-type small acid-soluble spore protein gives rise to the protein MAKKAGSTQTGTNIQEVKQQNASVTSGQQFGTEFASETDVQEVKRQNAQAEQNKSKNS
- a CDS encoding YgaB family protein, which encodes MNVFNGLVGEQMKIMEKLLYLQSELERCEEIEAQLQQLQKETELKEVQVEILSMEMELKEIQRIFEMQTEKVIKVYQQNEMNLSSI